One stretch of Kiritimatiellia bacterium DNA includes these proteins:
- a CDS encoding DUF2283 domain-containing protein: MADKVKVWFDAEADYLEVRFSEKAGYEKATAHDAVMERVDAHGKVIGFSILGVSRFKKMNPLVADLSPA; the protein is encoded by the coding sequence ATGGCCGACAAAGTAAAGGTATGGTTTGACGCGGAGGCCGACTACCTCGAAGTCAGGTTCTCCGAGAAGGCTGGCTATGAAAAAGCCACCGCCCATGACGCCGTCATGGAACGCGTGGACGCCCACGGCAAGGTCATCGGTTTCAGCATCCTTGGCGTCAGCCGATTCAAGAAAATGAATCCGCTGGTAGCGGATCTGTCCCCGGCATGA
- a CDS encoding MFS transporter has translation MNTNSGGRNGSSFAYSFSLLSIMLFTVLGTTLLRPVIDLNLNRAGQTKTYIGANGVMWELGCFLAALLLVRILRRWGQRALLAVCLALLPLLILATPPLMPTALLFPARFLLGLLTTLVCLACITGAVVASGKENHGTALCVITASATGAKALGSAMVHPVGIDGYGPFLFAAMSVGLGLLLLAGQRNGGAKAGRSPPRVPPPRGKAPSVARGTLIALAFCAGASRAAFFTFLPIFATGLGFRAEDGALLLAVSFAGAVILSVPIGRLGDRFGHGRMLVLVMLAVVAASIFLVLPSAGLPGLMAVVFVIGGGVSTTRDLGQAVWSCRHPEPENVIAHLSFWAGLGAVVGVLGTGVLMDLSGPLAFGFAVMGGSVLIMAMAAATDPRDLKVDEEAGRSIDPLLGADKILFED, from the coding sequence ATGAACACGAACTCCGGGGGCCGGAACGGCTCGAGCTTCGCCTACTCCTTCTCCCTGCTTTCCATCATGCTGTTCACGGTGCTCGGGACGACCCTGCTGCGCCCGGTGATCGACCTGAACCTCAACCGCGCCGGGCAGACCAAGACGTACATCGGCGCCAACGGGGTGATGTGGGAACTCGGTTGTTTCCTGGCGGCGCTCCTGCTGGTCCGGATCCTACGGCGCTGGGGCCAGCGCGCGCTCCTGGCCGTATGCCTGGCCCTGCTGCCCCTCCTGATCCTCGCGACGCCGCCCCTGATGCCCACGGCGCTGCTCTTCCCGGCCCGTTTTCTCCTGGGCCTCCTGACCACGCTGGTGTGCCTGGCCTGCATCACGGGCGCGGTGGTGGCCAGCGGGAAGGAGAACCACGGTACCGCGCTGTGTGTCATCACGGCCTCGGCCACCGGGGCCAAGGCCCTGGGCTCCGCCATGGTCCATCCGGTCGGCATCGACGGCTACGGACCTTTCCTGTTCGCCGCGATGAGCGTCGGGCTCGGCCTGCTGCTCCTCGCGGGCCAGCGGAACGGCGGCGCGAAGGCCGGCCGCAGTCCACCCCGCGTGCCTCCGCCCCGCGGGAAGGCCCCGTCCGTGGCGCGCGGCACGCTGATCGCCCTGGCGTTCTGCGCGGGCGCCAGCCGGGCCGCGTTCTTCACCTTCCTGCCCATCTTCGCCACCGGCCTCGGGTTCCGGGCCGAGGACGGCGCCCTGCTGCTCGCCGTTTCCTTTGCCGGGGCCGTGATCTTGAGCGTGCCGATCGGCCGGCTGGGGGACCGGTTCGGGCACGGCCGCATGCTGGTCCTCGTGATGCTCGCCGTCGTCGCCGCCTCGATATTCCTGGTGCTTCCCTCCGCCGGCCTGCCGGGGCTCATGGCCGTGGTCTTCGTGATCGGCGGCGGGGTCTCCACCACGCGGGACCTCGGGCAGGCGGTATGGAGCTGCCGGCACCCCGAGCCGGAGAACGTCATCGCGCACCTCTCCTTCTGGGCCGGGTTGGGCGCCGTCGTCGGCGTGCTGGGCACGGGAGTGCTCATGGACCTCTCGGGCCCGCTGGCCTTCGGCTTTGCCGTCATGGGCGGGAGCGTGCTGATCATGGCCATGGCCGCCGCCACCGATCCGCGCGATCTCAAGGTCGACGAGGAGGCCGGGCGCTCCATCGATCCGCTGCTGGGCGCGGACAAGATCCTGTTCGAAGATTGA
- a CDS encoding N-6 DNA methylase, which translates to MKSAYESFQDELNRLVAAFEKGFQAFTAPDYSEARCREDFLNPLFRALGWDLANRRGLVQSQREVEIESRTDVAGRAKRADYLFRADGRERFVCEAKKPREVLGDRYAFQAKRYAWNKGLPLAVLTDFEDLKVYVVGGRPRPDRPDDGLWKTWNFRQFPLCAREIWDLLSRERVVAGGIEALLDSLPRAKPVKGKARQPWLIRPERTKALDQDFLEYLDEQRLSLARDILANNTREDLLAEGRLNEAVQHILDRLLFLRICEDRDIDTGLRLAKIVETWRRAYGHEDRRRPKQGHFFREESAAYRAAPPPDSLWAAVVGHLQALDRRPPGNMPHFNGNLFKPHFSEALRVGDQWLCDFIEDLSDDESPYLFNVIPVEILGSVYERFLGKVIRPSGRGVAADEKPEVRKAGGVYYTPRYIVDYIVEQTVGKQLDDIAGGEKTYAAFDKKTRALKILDPACGSGSFLLRAFERVGEHYQRRLTEQAGDRKPDRCWTDPATGDVHLTVDLKRQILRNNIFGVDLDAQAVEVTQLSLYLKMLEGEDRATIKQQRELFRDDTALLPPLEDNIKHGNSLIASDFSLVPDDLTRVHAFDWDIQFADIMKAGGFDAVIGNPPYILLQDDFRDDQQLEYFRRTYEGASFKLDTYHLFIERGIRLCRKSGRISFITPSNFLTNNHLDGLRRVILKATQPEEIVVVEGGVFSGVSVDNAVFVFRGDGPAVAPFPMTRAVAEGKGLKPTGEGKVEPRRVMAESRALFTSGIHTPDSELWDRLSSRFPQLGSFADVNFGKQLRDRSKFTNDVIEVAGPRSIPRTHVACVTGKDVERYLLTWSKLACLNDTIAQSGGCWDESKHKAKGKLLTRQIGQFPTFAMDPSGYHCLNTIFMVTLRDGAAIKPAFLLGILNSKLLRRLWVGRFYDQRKTFPKIKGTYLKELPIAVSALSSPSDLARHDKLVELVDKMLALVPKLRSEASESKRKTLQNAVDATDRQIDRLVYELYGLTEEEIALVEGQGG; encoded by the coding sequence ATGAAGAGCGCGTACGAAAGCTTCCAGGACGAACTGAACCGGCTGGTCGCCGCGTTCGAGAAAGGCTTCCAGGCCTTCACCGCGCCGGACTACTCCGAGGCCCGCTGCCGCGAGGACTTCCTCAACCCCCTGTTCCGCGCCCTTGGTTGGGACCTGGCGAACCGGCGCGGGCTGGTCCAGAGCCAGCGCGAGGTGGAGATCGAAAGCCGCACCGACGTCGCCGGGCGCGCCAAGCGGGCGGACTACCTCTTCCGTGCCGACGGCCGCGAGCGCTTCGTCTGCGAGGCCAAGAAGCCCCGCGAGGTCCTGGGCGACCGCTACGCCTTCCAGGCCAAGCGCTACGCCTGGAACAAGGGCCTGCCGCTCGCCGTCCTGACGGACTTCGAGGACCTCAAGGTCTACGTCGTCGGCGGCCGCCCCCGGCCCGACCGCCCCGACGACGGGCTCTGGAAAACCTGGAACTTCCGGCAGTTTCCCCTGTGCGCCCGCGAAATCTGGGACCTGCTCTCCCGCGAGCGCGTCGTCGCCGGCGGCATCGAGGCGCTGCTCGACAGCCTGCCCAGGGCCAAGCCGGTCAAGGGCAAGGCGCGCCAGCCGTGGCTGATCCGTCCGGAGCGCACCAAGGCCCTCGACCAGGACTTCCTCGAATACCTCGACGAGCAGCGCCTTTCCCTGGCCCGGGACATCCTGGCCAACAACACGCGCGAGGACCTGCTCGCGGAAGGCCGGCTGAACGAGGCCGTCCAGCACATCCTCGACCGGCTCCTTTTCCTGCGCATCTGCGAGGATCGCGACATCGACACCGGGCTGCGGCTGGCGAAGATCGTCGAGACCTGGCGCCGCGCGTACGGCCACGAGGACCGCCGCCGCCCGAAGCAGGGCCATTTCTTCCGCGAAGAGAGCGCCGCGTACCGCGCCGCGCCGCCGCCCGACTCGCTCTGGGCCGCCGTGGTCGGCCACCTCCAGGCCCTGGACCGCCGCCCGCCGGGCAACATGCCGCATTTCAACGGCAACCTGTTCAAGCCGCACTTCAGCGAGGCCCTGCGCGTCGGCGACCAGTGGCTCTGCGACTTCATCGAGGACTTGAGCGACGACGAGTCGCCCTACCTCTTCAACGTCATCCCCGTCGAAATCCTCGGCAGCGTCTACGAGCGGTTCCTCGGCAAGGTCATCCGGCCCAGCGGCCGCGGCGTGGCGGCGGACGAGAAGCCCGAGGTCCGCAAGGCCGGCGGCGTCTATTACACCCCGCGTTACATCGTGGACTACATCGTCGAGCAGACCGTCGGAAAACAGCTCGACGACATCGCGGGCGGCGAAAAGACCTACGCCGCCTTCGACAAAAAAACCCGCGCCCTGAAGATCCTCGATCCCGCCTGCGGGTCCGGCAGCTTCCTGCTGCGCGCCTTCGAGCGCGTGGGCGAACATTACCAGCGGCGGCTCACGGAGCAGGCCGGGGACCGCAAGCCCGACCGGTGCTGGACCGACCCCGCCACGGGCGACGTCCATTTGACCGTCGACCTCAAGCGGCAGATCCTGCGGAACAATATTTTCGGCGTCGACCTCGATGCTCAAGCCGTCGAGGTCACCCAGCTCTCCCTCTACCTCAAGATGCTCGAAGGCGAGGACCGCGCCACAATCAAACAGCAGCGCGAACTGTTCCGCGACGACACCGCCCTCCTCCCGCCGCTGGAGGACAACATCAAGCACGGGAACTCGCTGATCGCCTCCGACTTCTCCCTCGTGCCCGACGACTTAACGCGCGTCCACGCCTTCGACTGGGACATCCAGTTCGCCGATATCATGAAGGCCGGCGGCTTCGACGCCGTGATCGGAAATCCGCCGTACATACTTCTTCAAGATGATTTTCGTGACGACCAGCAGCTTGAGTATTTTCGGCGAACCTACGAGGGGGCATCCTTTAAGCTCGACACCTATCACTTATTCATTGAGCGCGGCATCCGCCTCTGCCGAAAGTCAGGGCGTATTTCGTTCATCACCCCTTCAAACTTCCTCACCAACAATCACCTCGATGGCTTGCGAAGGGTAATTTTGAAAGCTACCCAGCCTGAAGAAATCGTGGTCGTCGAAGGCGGAGTTTTTTCAGGTGTCAGCGTGGACAATGCCGTTTTCGTTTTTCGAGGTGACGGTCCTGCGGTCGCTCCATTCCCGATGACAAGGGCTGTAGCGGAGGGCAAAGGACTCAAGCCGACTGGCGAGGGCAAGGTCGAGCCGCGGAGAGTCATGGCCGAATCTCGCGCCCTATTCACTTCCGGAATACATACGCCCGATAGCGAACTGTGGGATCGGCTGTCCTCGCGTTTTCCACAGTTGGGAAGCTTTGCGGATGTTAATTTTGGCAAGCAACTTCGCGACCGCTCAAAGTTCACAAACGATGTAATTGAAGTTGCAGGACCTAGATCAATTCCGCGAACTCATGTTGCCTGCGTCACAGGGAAGGATGTCGAGCGTTACCTGCTTACATGGTCGAAGTTGGCTTGCCTGAACGACACGATTGCGCAATCTGGCGGTTGCTGGGATGAATCCAAACACAAAGCCAAAGGGAAGCTGCTCACGCGCCAGATTGGTCAGTTCCCAACGTTCGCGATGGACCCGAGCGGATACCACTGTCTGAACACTATTTTCATGGTAACGCTGCGAGACGGGGCAGCGATCAAGCCCGCCTTTCTGCTAGGCATCCTGAATTCAAAACTGCTTCGCCGTCTTTGGGTTGGCAGATTCTACGACCAGCGCAAAACGTTTCCGAAAATCAAGGGCACGTATCTAAAGGAGCTGCCAATTGCCGTTTCTGCTCTTTCCTCCCCCTCCGACCTTGCCCGTCACGACAAGCTGGTGGAGCTGGTGGACAAGATGCTGGCGCTGGTGCCGAAGTTGCGGAGCGAGGCGAGCGAGTCCAAGCGGAAGACGTTACAGAACGCGGTGGACGCGACGGACCGGCAGATCGACCGGCTGGTTTACGAGTTGTACGGGCTGACCGAGGAGGAGATCGCGCTGGTGGAGGGGCAGGGCGGATGA
- a CDS encoding nucleoside deaminase, giving the protein MTAPAQTLPAAGARSRKGRWILAALAVAVAVGAGLYVGLRRSGSAYRDRRAWGVPSDEQAERDEIFTLLAFAVAHKDWQEERPDKRGFNIGAVVVDASGTNAVSWGRNCNVRLGNATQHAELRAMLGYLDDARIYSLTGCTVYATLEPCAQCAGMMTMLGVRRVVYGQADPEYGKAFERLQLHSRGRLREWRGKQKRGYVPYPRAVAVHRSRSDLTRRLEEAHDRSGSDMPDFLCSEEVRALFEEARRALDAYRVRHPENESALSSARSMLESVPEDYAPLGLDL; this is encoded by the coding sequence GTGACGGCGCCGGCGCAGACCCTTCCCGCGGCGGGGGCCCGGTCGCGGAAAGGCCGGTGGATCCTGGCGGCGCTGGCCGTGGCCGTCGCCGTCGGCGCGGGGCTTTATGTCGGCCTGCGGCGCTCCGGTTCCGCCTATCGCGACCGGCGGGCCTGGGGGGTGCCGTCGGACGAGCAAGCCGAGCGCGACGAGATCTTCACCTTGCTGGCCTTCGCCGTCGCGCACAAGGACTGGCAGGAAGAACGCCCCGACAAGCGCGGCTTCAACATCGGGGCCGTGGTGGTCGATGCCTCGGGAACGAACGCCGTCTCCTGGGGCCGGAACTGCAACGTGCGGCTGGGCAACGCCACGCAGCACGCCGAGCTGCGGGCGATGCTGGGCTACCTGGACGATGCCCGGATCTACAGCCTCACGGGGTGCACGGTCTACGCCACGCTCGAGCCCTGCGCCCAGTGCGCCGGCATGATGACGATGCTCGGCGTCCGCCGCGTGGTCTACGGGCAGGCCGATCCCGAGTACGGCAAGGCCTTCGAGCGCCTGCAGCTCCATTCGCGCGGGCGGCTTCGCGAGTGGCGCGGGAAGCAGAAGCGCGGCTACGTCCCGTACCCGCGGGCCGTCGCGGTGCACCGGAGCCGCTCGGACCTGACCCGGCGGCTGGAGGAGGCCCACGACCGCTCGGGGTCCGACATGCCCGACTTCCTGTGCAGCGAGGAGGTGCGGGCCCTCTTCGAGGAGGCGCGCCGGGCCCTCGACGCGTACCGCGTGCGCCATCCCGAGAACGAGTCCGCCCTGTCGTCGGCCCGAAGCATGCTCGAAAGCGTCCCGGAGGATTACGCGCCGCTCGGCCTGGACCTGTGA
- a CDS encoding glucosyltransferase domain-containing protein: protein MTRALDIPPGPAQDSRHRWISRFRRMPQDTKQPDGPSAGALGEYLGRAWRRIPAHFKKAFALVLGVNILVFAYLLIQHPLGNHDLFRLPWIEYRNQVSVGRWFCFVLYLLVGHAQLPVFNQFLAIVFHIVSGMAAAIYWKRAGRAFPLAVAGLAASLVPFVLSHFYYSYQSFCFGAAQCLALGGLIAAARATPAGVAGGAALILCALASYQPVLSVAAVALLLYALLALSDARARGESPAPFRFLAAALAPGALALAAGGVLYRASLAVCRRFGWIDWGAYQLREADWHYWPQRLARSLQAALEHLVLPQPYMLLTVKLILLALLVLAAGAILRRLLGARTAGPGARRLQYAGWGLLLLVAAVWATKSIVLFSPLRFYFAFRLSGGLTFLYVFAMLLAMEAPRPRVRALAAALSAGALLLFAYQDLVHQGLVVRSNDHDMHLANRLLSRIERLPRLDPDETYSLVVIGDLPLDAMPRYRERDFLSRKPADYMDEHSMLPPWEPELMFAMLGSTLSLQTPWKTRDQEVLWQQACQYALQHASWPHRESVALLEGNLVVVILEKDVAKLAKEYTRRAPKLLAVKDEHAPRVAAAHEDIRQRIDRMCSWMDQRVRRRLDWVARQQDTARAEWTNSPAAGARPGRAAERLLRETDEELLAARNALDRLAARPDASTAEKLAVLQELDQDTIPRLWRNLRATRGQVRAPAHDGG, encoded by the coding sequence ATGACCCGGGCGCTTGACATCCCCCCCGGCCCGGCGCAGGATTCGCGGCACCGCTGGATATCCCGGTTCCGCCGAATGCCACAGGACACGAAACAGCCGGACGGTCCGAGCGCCGGGGCGCTGGGCGAGTACCTGGGCCGCGCATGGCGGCGCATACCCGCCCACTTCAAGAAGGCCTTTGCGCTCGTGCTCGGCGTGAACATCCTCGTGTTCGCGTACCTGCTCATCCAGCATCCCCTGGGCAACCATGATCTCTTCAGGCTGCCATGGATCGAGTACCGGAACCAGGTTTCCGTGGGCCGCTGGTTCTGCTTTGTCCTGTACCTGCTGGTCGGGCACGCCCAGTTGCCGGTCTTCAACCAGTTCCTGGCCATCGTGTTTCACATCGTCAGCGGCATGGCGGCGGCGATCTACTGGAAGCGGGCCGGCCGCGCCTTCCCGCTGGCCGTCGCGGGGCTGGCCGCGTCCCTCGTGCCTTTCGTGCTGTCTCACTTCTACTACAGCTACCAGTCCTTCTGCTTCGGGGCGGCGCAGTGTCTGGCCCTCGGGGGCCTGATCGCGGCGGCCCGCGCGACTCCGGCGGGGGTGGCCGGGGGCGCCGCGCTGATCCTGTGCGCCCTGGCCTCCTACCAGCCGGTCTTGAGCGTGGCCGCCGTGGCCCTGCTTCTGTATGCCCTGCTCGCCCTGTCGGACGCCCGCGCGCGCGGCGAGAGCCCGGCGCCGTTCCGCTTCCTCGCCGCCGCCCTTGCCCCCGGCGCCCTCGCCCTCGCCGCCGGCGGAGTCCTGTACCGGGCGAGCCTGGCCGTTTGCCGGCGGTTCGGGTGGATCGATTGGGGCGCGTACCAGCTTCGCGAGGCCGACTGGCATTACTGGCCCCAGCGCCTCGCGCGAAGCCTGCAAGCGGCGCTCGAGCACCTGGTCCTCCCCCAGCCCTACATGCTCCTGACCGTCAAGCTGATCCTGCTCGCGCTGCTCGTCCTGGCCGCGGGGGCCATCCTGCGCCGGCTGCTCGGCGCGCGGACGGCCGGGCCGGGGGCGCGCCGCCTGCAATACGCGGGTTGGGGCCTGCTCCTGCTCGTCGCCGCCGTGTGGGCCACGAAGAGCATCGTCCTGTTCAGCCCGCTCCGCTTCTACTTCGCCTTCCGCCTCTCGGGCGGGCTCACCTTCCTGTACGTCTTCGCGATGCTGCTGGCGATGGAGGCGCCGCGCCCCCGCGTCCGGGCCCTCGCGGCCGCGCTGTCGGCCGGCGCGCTGCTCCTCTTCGCCTACCAGGATCTCGTGCACCAGGGCCTGGTCGTGCGGAGCAACGACCACGACATGCACCTGGCCAATCGCCTTCTCTCGCGCATCGAGCGGCTGCCCCGGCTGGACCCCGACGAGACCTACTCCCTGGTGGTGATCGGCGACCTGCCGCTGGACGCGATGCCGCGGTACCGCGAAAGGGACTTCCTCTCCCGGAAGCCGGCCGACTATATGGACGAGCACTCCATGCTACCGCCCTGGGAGCCGGAACTGATGTTTGCCATGCTCGGGTCGACCCTGTCCCTGCAAACCCCGTGGAAGACCCGGGACCAGGAGGTCCTGTGGCAACAGGCCTGCCAGTACGCCCTGCAGCACGCCTCCTGGCCGCACCGGGAGTCGGTCGCGCTGCTGGAGGGGAATCTCGTCGTCGTCATCCTGGAGAAGGACGTGGCCAAATTGGCGAAGGAATACACGCGGCGCGCGCCGAAGCTCCTGGCCGTGAAAGACGAGCACGCGCCCCGCGTCGCCGCCGCCCACGAGGACATCCGCCAGCGGATTGACCGTATGTGCAGCTGGATGGATCAGCGGGTGCGGAGAAGGCTGGACTGGGTGGCCCGGCAACAGGACACCGCGCGGGCCGAATGGACGAACTCCCCGGCGGCCGGCGCGCGGCCCGGCCGGGCCGCCGAACGCCTGCTCCGGGAGACCGACGAAGAACTCCTGGCCGCCCGGAACGCGTTGGACCGGCTCGCCGCCCGGCCCGACGCGAGCACGGCCGAGAAACTCGCGGTGCTCCAGGAACTGGACCAGGACACCATCCCGCGCCTGTGGCGGAACTTGAGGGCGACGCGGGGCCAGGTCCGCGCCCCGGCCCACGACGGCGGCTGA